A window of the Lolium perenne isolate Kyuss_39 chromosome 7, Kyuss_2.0, whole genome shotgun sequence genome harbors these coding sequences:
- the LOC127317216 gene encoding uncharacterized protein isoform X2 gives MTEADACGGGVAAAALEEEAAGIICSLREGDLAGWTPPWKSTPGPYDAATTKEEVNEKAWPTVTRGKRSRSSRRRSPSGSVSGSAAKGRWARGSPASPLDYSGGGCGSGASTSGGEDGAFCSPPAVAVPTPVQPSSTSSAKAASAGARRALILPVPATVLQPRPAGQRSRKKMRLPEVQQLVQSLAAENDGLRQEMQLLRRACTSLSKENSTLETRLEHSSSSKRKRIGSEEQQQQAKPRASERSAATNGFVLPDLNIPAQDITDGSAVAAP, from the exons ATGACGGAGGCGGACGCGTGCGGCggcggggtggcggcggcggcgctggaggaggaggcggcgggcaTCATCTGCTCGCTCCGCGAGGGGGACCTCGCCGGGTGGACGCCGCCGTGGAAGAGCACGCCTGGTCCGTACGACGCCGCCACGacgaaggaggaggtgaacgaGAAGGCCTGGCCGACGGTGACGCGAGGGAAGCGGTCCCGTTCgtcgcgccgccgctcgccgtcgGGCTCCGTCTCCGGCTCCGCGGCCAAGGGCCGGTGGGCGCGAGGCAGCCCGGCGTCCCCGCTCGACTacagcggcggcggctgcgggtCCGGCGCGTCCACcagcggcggcgaggacggcgcCTTCTGCTCGCCGCCGGCCGTTGCCGTGCCCACGCCGGTCCAGCCATCTTCTACCTCCTCGGCCAAG GCGGCATCTGCCGGAGCACGGCGCGCGCTGATCCTCCCGGTGCCCGCGACGGTGTTGCAGCCCCGGCCCGCCGGACAGCGGTCGCGGAAGAAAATG AGGCTCCCGGAGGTGCAGCAGCTGGTGCAGTCCCTGGCGGCCGAGAACGACGGCCTTCGACAG GAGATGCAGTTGCTGCGGAGAGCCTGCACGTCCCTCTCGAAGGAGAACAGCACGCTAGAG ACAAGGTTGGAGCATTCTTCCTCGAGCAAGCGGAAGAGGATTGGGTCCgaagagcagcagcaacaagcCAAGCCTCGAGCATCCGAGCGCAGCGCCGCCACGAACGGCTTCGTGCTGCCGGATCTGAACATTCCGGCGCAGGACATCACGGACGGATCAGCGGTGGCGGCTCCATGA
- the LOC127317215 gene encoding uncharacterized protein, whose translation MGSEAAAVAVAATTKRECEADAQEAGRKKAAGVVRTRKPDISRVMRSFDRVDELRLKRGVARLNKENPDAPPIVLEELTKEERAALLQQEKEWARKKEEVDRVQREADRLTKEAERAQAPPPPPEDPSKDKWQLDYDFERQHLEMKLARETGFSGFAFEDNTRIPAMCFTDDPMRDHTCTWRTLQIFTVKVAGLEGLQLPLDVYGMVAVRDKLDYSRNIIFSRTRDNCQTLTQQDPCLVLTGPSRAVFYRDKVYVEAVLKVKGTTESEDTDLSLLFERFECCEKMNLCVDVGECRHRSCMSSILYASKLSTLEFTSGLVASSVEATIAMQIVEGSWPEGLRCKITACIGSLDHMEVLLLDSGEEKVPVSAADGTVELSRRVVSVESYGQLIVRGIMRRGGGDHGQVLAEGKASFVPFDAGRSCCMLGLGVCKLEVTVSWSRILLFHPVGGLPVTSGSGVAVSIGNSS comes from the exons ATGGggtcggaggcggcggcggttgCGGTTGCGGCGACGACGAAGAGAGAATGCGAGGCCGATGCGCAGGAGGCAGGGAGGAAGAAGGCGGCGGGGGTGGTGCGGACGAGGAAGCCGGATATCTCGCGGGTGATGCGTTCGTTCGATCGGGTCGACGAGCTGAGGCTGAAGCGCGGAGTTGCGAGGCTGAACAAGGAGAACCCCGACGCGCCGCCGATCGTACTGGAGGAGCTCACGAAGGAGGAGCGGGCGGCGCTCCTGCAGCAAGAGAAGGAGTGGgcgaggaagaaggaggaggtggACCGAGTCCAGCGGGAGGCGGACCGCCTAACGAAGGAAGCTGAGAGGGCCcaggcgccgccaccgccgccggaaGATCCCAGCAAAGACAAGTGGCAGTTGGATTATGACTTCGAACGCCAGCACTTGGAAATGAAACTGGCAAGGGAGACCGGCTTCTCTGGCTTCGCCTTCGAGGACAACA CGCGTATCCCCGCCATGTGTTTCACGGACGACCCTATGCGTGATCACACCTGTACTTGGAGGACTTTGCagatcttcaccgtcaaggtagCAGGATTAGAGGGCCTACAGTTGCCCCTTGATGTTTACGGTATGGTTGCCGTGCGCGACAAACTGGACTACAGTCGCAACATTATCTTCAGCCGCACGAGGGACAACTGCCAAACCCTCACTCAACAG GATCCATGTTTAGTACTGACAGGTCCTAGCCGTGCTGTCTTCTATAGAGACAAGGTGTACGTTGAGGCTGTGCTGAAAGTGAAGGGAACCACAGAATCTGAGGACACCGATCTAAGCCTTCTATTCGAGCGCTTCGAATGCTGCGAAAAGATGAATTTGTGCGTGGATGTTGGAGAGTGCAGACACCGTTCCTGCATGAGCAGCATTCTCTACGCCAGCAAACTTAGCACACTGGAGTTCACATCTGGCCTAGTCGCATCCTCTGTTGAGGCCACCATCGCCATGCAGATTGTCGAGGGGTCATGGCCAGAAGGGCTCCGATGCAAGATTACCGCCTGTATTGGCAGTTTGGATCACATGGAAGTCTTGCTGCTTGACTCAGGAGAAGAGAAGGTGCCTGTTTCTGCCGCTGACGGAACAGTTGAGCTGTCGCGGCGTGTTGTGTCTGTTGAGAGTTATGGGCAGTTGATTGTTCGTGGCATTATGCGTCGAGGTGGTGGCGACCATGGCCAGGTTCTGGCAGAGGGTAAGGCATCCTTTGTGCCTTTCGATGCAGGTCGTAGCTGTTGTATGCTTGGTCTTGGCGTGTGTAAGTTGGAAGTCACGGTTTCCTGGTCACGTATCCTATTATTCCATCCGGTTGGCGGTTTACCTGTAACCAGCGGATCAGGGGTGGCTGTTTCTATCGGGAACTCGTCTTGA
- the LOC127317216 gene encoding uncharacterized protein isoform X1 → MTEADACGGGVAAAALEEEAAGIICSLREGDLAGWTPPWKSTPGPYDAATTKEEVNEKAWPTVTRGKRSRSSRRRSPSGSVSGSAAKGRWARGSPASPLDYSGGGCGSGASTSGGEDGAFCSPPAVAVPTPVQPSSTSSAKQAASAGARRALILPVPATVLQPRPAGQRSRKKMRLPEVQQLVQSLAAENDGLRQEMQLLRRACTSLSKENSTLETRLEHSSSSKRKRIGSEEQQQQAKPRASERSAATNGFVLPDLNIPAQDITDGSAVAAP, encoded by the exons ATGACGGAGGCGGACGCGTGCGGCggcggggtggcggcggcggcgctggaggaggaggcggcgggcaTCATCTGCTCGCTCCGCGAGGGGGACCTCGCCGGGTGGACGCCGCCGTGGAAGAGCACGCCTGGTCCGTACGACGCCGCCACGacgaaggaggaggtgaacgaGAAGGCCTGGCCGACGGTGACGCGAGGGAAGCGGTCCCGTTCgtcgcgccgccgctcgccgtcgGGCTCCGTCTCCGGCTCCGCGGCCAAGGGCCGGTGGGCGCGAGGCAGCCCGGCGTCCCCGCTCGACTacagcggcggcggctgcgggtCCGGCGCGTCCACcagcggcggcgaggacggcgcCTTCTGCTCGCCGCCGGCCGTTGCCGTGCCCACGCCGGTCCAGCCATCTTCTACCTCCTCGGCCAAG CAGGCGGCATCTGCCGGAGCACGGCGCGCGCTGATCCTCCCGGTGCCCGCGACGGTGTTGCAGCCCCGGCCCGCCGGACAGCGGTCGCGGAAGAAAATG AGGCTCCCGGAGGTGCAGCAGCTGGTGCAGTCCCTGGCGGCCGAGAACGACGGCCTTCGACAG GAGATGCAGTTGCTGCGGAGAGCCTGCACGTCCCTCTCGAAGGAGAACAGCACGCTAGAG ACAAGGTTGGAGCATTCTTCCTCGAGCAAGCGGAAGAGGATTGGGTCCgaagagcagcagcaacaagcCAAGCCTCGAGCATCCGAGCGCAGCGCCGCCACGAACGGCTTCGTGCTGCCGGATCTGAACATTCCGGCGCAGGACATCACGGACGGATCAGCGGTGGCGGCTCCATGA